The proteins below come from a single Mangifera indica cultivar Alphonso chromosome 16, CATAS_Mindica_2.1, whole genome shotgun sequence genomic window:
- the LOC123198617 gene encoding cytochrome P450 81Q32-like translates to MQDTAILYSSLSLLFIILALKLLIHSRKSRKNLPPSPPSLPILGHLRLIKHPMHRSLHKLSQKYGPIMSLRFGSRPVTIVSSLTVAEECFTKNDIILANRPKLLIGKHLGYNYTTLPQSPYGDHWRNLRRIAAIEVFSSHRLNMFLSIRREEIRQLLKKLSCGSLQGFSKVQLKTMFSELTFNIMMRMVAGKRYYGDEVEDEEEARGFRKTVKEAVSYAGVSNPGDFLPILNWIDGGDFQKKISRISKNVDGFLQGLIDEHRCKKSNLESMNTMIDHLLTLQESQPEYYTDQIIKGLVLAMLLAGTDTSSVTLEWAMSNLVNHPEILKKARTELDTQIGQARLMDEPDLSKVPYVQSIVSETLRLYPAAPLLLPHMPSDDCTVGGYDVPRETILLVNAWAIHRDHTLWNDPNDFKPERFLNDESQAHKLIMPFGLGRRTCPGAGLAQRVVGLALGSLIQCFEWERIGEEMVDMAEGKGITMPKAEALEVMCRARPIVNNVLYGSD, encoded by the exons ATGCAAGACACAGCCATCCTCTActcatctctttctcttctcttcatcatTCTCGCTTTGAAATTGCTGATTCATTCAAGAAAAAGCCGCAAAAATCTCCCTCCAAGCCCGCCTTCATTACCCATTCTAGGGCACCTTCGCCTCATCAAACACCCTATGCATCGCTCTCTGCACAAACTGTCACAAAAATATGGCCCCATCATGTCCCTTCGATTCGGCTCCCGCCCTGTGACAATAGTTTCATCCCTAACAGTTGCTGAGGAATGTTTTACgaaaaacgatatcattttagcCAATCGCCCAAAGTTACTCATCGGCAAGCACCTTGGCTATAACTACACCACTCTTCCGCAATCCCCCTACGGTGATCACTGGCGCAACCTTCGTCGCATAGCTGCCATTGAAGTGTTCTCATCACATCgtcttaacatgtttttatcCATCAGAAGGGAAGAAATCAGACAGCTACTAAAAAAACTGTCTTGTGGATCACTACAAGGGTTTTCAAAGGTGCAGCTTAAAACAATGTTTTCAGagttaacttttaatattatgatgAGAATGGTAGCAGGGAAGCGGTACTACGGCGATGAAGTGGAGGATGAAGAAGAGGCTAGGGGGTTTAGGAAGACTGTTAAGGAGGCTGTATCATATGCTGGGGTCTCGAATCCAGGAGATTTCTTGCCCATCTTGAATTGGATTGATGGTGGTGATTTTCAGAAGAAAATTTCAAGGATTAGTAAAAACGTTGATGGGTTTTTGCAAGGTTTAATTGATGAACATAGATGCAAAAAGAGTAATTTAGAGAGCATGAATACTATGATTGATCATCTGCTTACATTGCAAGAATCACAGCCAGAGTATTACACTGATCAAATTATCAAAGGCCTTGTTCTG GCAATGCTATTAGCGGGAACAGATACATCATCAGTTACATTAGAATGGGCAATGTCAAATTTGGTGAATCACCCAGAAATATTGAAGAAAGCAAGAACAGAATTAGACACTCAAATTGGCCAAGCTCGTTTGATGGATGAACCTGATCTATCTAAAGTGCCATATGTTCAAAGCATTGTATCAGAGACTCTTCGACTCTATCCAGCAGCTCCACTTCTGCTTCCTCACATGCCATCCGATGACTGCACTGTAGGGGGATACGATGTGCCACGTGAAACAATTTTATTGGTCAATGCATGGGCCATTCATAGAGACCACACTCTGTGGAATGACCCCAACGACTTCAAACCCGAGAGGTTTTTAAATGACGAAAGTCAGGCCCACAAGCTAATAATGCCATTCGGACTCGGAAGGCGGACCTGTCCTGGAGCAGGCCTGGCCCAGCGGGTTGTCGGATTGGCTTTGGGGTCGTTGATTCAGTGCTTTGAGTGGGAAAGGATTGGTGAAGAAATGGTTGATATGGCTGAAGGAAAAGGTATCACCATGCCCAAAGCCGAAGCATTGGAGGTCATGTGTAGAGCTCGTCCCATCGTAAATAATGTTCTCTACGGCTCTGATTAG
- the LOC123198615 gene encoding disease resistance protein RPP2B-like isoform X2 has translation MPNSKVEKLWTGNQVYVNSYIYCSFSLQYVCYFCCFNSFFFSQKLVNLKYIDLSNAKHLRRMPNFSLIPNLESLILQGCTKLESFSSIYYLHKLVILNLQGCKGFENLPISVHWKSLREVNLSDCSNLKTVSYLPCTVEQLYLNGTAIEELLSIEHLFRLKVLSLRKCSRLKRLPESIRELKSLKHLYLSGCTKLDRLPNDMENLRALEKLEMDDIALAEIPVFIKGLVNLKALSLARCKVQMRSSISLTDLLVLQKMESLNLVDCCIKVLTNNIGQFLSLEYLYLNQNNFESLPVSIKDLSKLRGLYLNNCQRLKSLPELPINLLYLQANNCTSLESISSLLASFLSFRYYTEEIGFVNCSKLQLDLTDLLLIIERKADEWRRSKVCTNPIPQACVCYPGSEIPNWFGCKSNDTFIELPTGWLNDNLIGFVLCVVVPSQEYQQLRISRVRFSFIVNGEISFVGTLFESKEMKAEVIQLDHVFVGYDGCIFSWELQTFNLNSQGVIEFSVETMDNPTVCWVKKCGVTLLYAKDDDDDLRREGRMDRDKRLKTGHWYADNCLACYLGSWRAHRNLLSYFSEKHGDRWSPIHEGWVSIHYG, from the exons ATGCCTAATAGCAAAGTTGAAAAACTGTGGACCGGTAACCAGGTATATGTTAACTCATATATCTATTGCTCTTTTTCACTTCAATATGtatgttatttttgttgttttaattctttttttttttcacagaaacttgttaatttgaaatatattgacCTCAGTAATGCTAAGCATCTACGTAGAATGCCAAATTTTTCACTTATCCCAAATTTGGAGAGCTTGATTCTGCAAGGTTGTACAAAACTTGAGAGTTTCTCATCTATCTATTATCTCCATAAACTTGTTATCTTGAATCTACAGGGTTGCAAAGGCTTTGAAAATCTTCCAATCAGTGTTCATTGGAAATCTCTACGAGAGGTTAATCTCTCCGATTGCTCAAATCTCAAAACAGTTTCATATCTTCCTTGTACAGTTGAACAACTATATCTAAATGGAACTGCAATAGAAGAATTGCTATCAATAGAGCATCTATTTAGACTAAAAGTATTGAGTCTTAGAAAATGTTCAAGACTTAAGAGGTTACCTGAGAGCATTCGTGAGTTGAAATCTCTTAAACATCTTTATCTCTCAGGTTGTACCAAACTTGACAGATTGCCAAATGACATGGAAAATTTAAGAGCTTTGGAGAAACTTGAAATGGATGACATTGCTTTAGCAGAAATACCAGTGTTTATAAAAGGTTTGGTCAACCTTAAGGCATTATCTTTGGCAAGATGTAAGGTGCAAATGCGATCGAGTATCTCACTCACTGATTTACTGGTCCTCCAAAAAATGGAAAGTCTAAACCTGGTTGATTGTTGCATCAAAGTGTTAACCAACAATATTGGTCAATTTCTCTCATTGGAATATTTGTATCTTAACCAAAACAATTTTGAGAGCCTACCAGTGAGCATCAAAGACCTCTCTAAGTTGCGAGGGCTTTATTTAAACAATTGCCAAAGACTTAAATCCTTACCAGAGCTTCCTATCAATTTGCTGTATTTACAAGCAAATAATTGCACGTCTCTTGAATCAATATCAAGTCTACTGGCTTCATTCCTAAGTTTTCGGTATTATACAGAGGAAATTGGCTTCGTCAATTGTTCCAAACTCCAATTAGATCTGACAGAccttcttttgattattgagAGAAAAGCAGATGAGTGGCGTCGCTCAAAG GTATGCACTAATCCCATTCCACAAGCTTGTGTATGTTACCCTGGAAGCGAAATTCCAAACTGGTTTGGCTGTAAAAGTAATGATACTTTCATAGAGCTTCCAACAGGTTGGCTGAATGATAACTTAATTGGTTTTGTTTTATGTGTTGTTGTACCATCACAAGAATATCAACAACTTAGAATTTCCCGAGTCaggttttcttttattgttaatGGAGAGATCAGTTTCGTGGGCACGCTTTTTGAATCAAAAGAGATGAAGGCAGAGGTTATTCAATTAGATCATGTATTCGTGGGTTATGATGGTTGTATATTCTCCTGGGAATTGCAGACATTCAATTTGAATAGCCAGGGTGTTATTGAGTTCTCTGTTGAAACTATGGATAACCCTACTGTATGCTGGGTGAAAAAATGTGGAGTGACTTTGTTGTATGctaaagatgatgatgatgatttgagAAGGGAAGGAAGAATGGACAGAGACAAACGATTGAAAACTGGACATTGGTATGCTGATAATTGTTTGGCGTGTTATCTAGGTTCTTGGCGAGCGCATCGTAACTTGCTGAGTTATTTCAGCGAAAAACATGGGGATAGATGGTCTCCTATTCACGAAGGATGGGTTTCTATTCACTATGGATGA